The genomic segment CGCACGCCGTCTGCGTCGGGATGACCGGCTCGGGCAAGACGGGCCTGGGCATCGCGCTGCTCGAGGAGGCCGCCATCGACGGCGTGCCGGCCATCGTCATCGATCCCAAGGGCGACCTCGGCAACCTCTTGCTGGGCTTTCCCGCGCTCGCGCCGGCCGACTTCGCGCCCTGGGTAGACCCGGACGCGGCGCGGCGCAAGGGCGTCACTGTCGAGCAGCTCGCCGCCGAGACCGCCGCGACCTGGCGGCAGGGCCTGGCCGACTGGGGCCAAGACGGCGAGCGCATCGCGCGCCTGGCGGCCGCCGCCGAGCTGCGCCTCTACACGCCGGGCTCGGACGCCGGGCTGCCGATCTCGATCCTCGCCTCGCTGGCCGCGCCGGCGGGGGCGAGCGGCGAAGCCCTGCGCGATCAGGTGCGCGGCACCGTGAGTGCGCTGCTCGGCCTCGTCGGCGTCAGCGCCGATCCGCTCCAGGACCGCGAGCACATCCTGCTTGCGACGCTCCTCGAGCGCGCCTGGGCCGCGGGCGAGTCGCTCGGCATCGAGCGCCTGATCGGCCTCATCCAGACGCCGGGCCTGGAGCGCGTGGGCGTCTTCGACCTGGAGACCTTCTTCCCGGCCAAGGAGCGCTTCGCCCTGGCGATGGCCTTCAACGCGCTGCTCGCCTCGCCCTCCTTCGCGGCCTGGATGCAGGGCGAGCCGCTGGACCCGGCGCGACTCCTCACTGCGCCCGACGGCCCGCCGCGCCTGTCGATCTTCGCGATCGCGCACCTCGGCGACGCCGAGCGCATGGTCTTCGTCACGCTGCTGCTCGAGCAACTCCTCGCCTGGCAGCGGCGACAGGCCGGCACGGCGAGCCTGCGCGCCCTGCTCTACATCGACGAGCTCTTCGGCTACCTGCCGCCCGTGGCCGAGCCGCCGAGCAAGCGTCCCCTGCTCACCCTGCTCAAGCAGGCGCGGGCGGCGGGGCTGGGCATCGTGCTCTGCACGCAGAACCCGGTGGACCTGGACTACAAGGCCCTGTCGAATGCGGGCACCTGGTTCATCGGCAAGCTGCAGACCGAGCGCGACCGGGCGCGCCTGCTCGACGGCGTGGGCAGCGCGAGCGCGGGCGCCGCCGGCTGGGACCGCGCGCGCGCCGATCAGCTCATCGCGGGTCTCGCGGGCCGGCAGTTCCTGCTGCACAGCGTGCACGCGCAGGCGCCGCGGCTCTTCGCCTCGCGCTGGGCGCTCTCCTATCTCGCCGGGCCGCTGACCCGCGAGCAGATCCGTCGCCTGGTGCCAGCGCCGATCGCTGCGCCCGCCCCCGGGGGCGGGTCGGCCGCCGGGCCAGCTCCGGCGGCCGCGCCGAGCGCGGCGCCGAGCGCCGCCGCCCTCGCCAGCGCGCCGCCCGCCCTGCCGCCCGGCCGCAGCCAGTGCTTCCTGCCCCTGCGCGTGACGGCCCAGAGCGCCGCCCTCGCGCTGGGTCGCCGCGCGGGCGCGGCCGTGGACGAGGCCGCCGCCCGCCTCGTCTGGGAGCCGGGCCTGCTCGGCCTGGGCACCCTGAGCTTCGTCGACGCGCGGCGCGGCATCGACGAGCCGCGCCGCCTCGGCCTCCTGCTGCCGGCCGCGGCCCTCGAGCCCGTCGCCGACTGGACGGCCGCCCTGCCCGTCGCGCTCGGTGCGAGCGAGCTGGCCCTGGCGCCTCCCGCCGCGCCGGGCCTCTTCGCGCCCCTGCCCGCGCCGCTGGCGAAGGCGAGCTTCCTCAAGGCGCAGGCGCGCGCCTTCAAGGACCGCCTCGCGCGCGGCGAGCGCCTGGCCGTCTTCAGCTGCCCGGCGCTCAAGCTGGCCAGCGAGCCCGGCGAGGACGAGGCCGCCTTCCGCGCCCGCGTGCGGCAGGTGGCCCGCGAGCGCCGGGACGAGGAGGTGGCCAAGCTCGGCGAGAAGGCGAGCCTGGCGATCGGGCGCCTGCAGACTCGCCTCGAGCGCGAGGAGCGCGAGCTGGGCGAGGACCGCGCCGACTACGAGAGCCGCAAGCGCGAGGAGCTGCTCGCCGCGGGCGAGACCCTGGCCGGCATGCTCGGCCTTTTCGGGCGACGCAGCCGCAGTCTGTCCACCGCCGCCACGAAGCGCCGGCTGACGGGCCGCGCGCGCGAGGACATCGCCGAGTCCGAGGCCGAGATCGCCCGCCTGCGCGGCGAGATCGAGACCCTCGAGGCGAAGCTGAACGCGGACGCGGCGGCGATCGCCGCCCGCTGGGACGGCGCCCAGGCGGAGGTCCTCGCCCGCGAACTCGCGCCGCGCAAGAGCGAGCTCAGCGTCGACTGGCTGGAGCTGGCCTGGGCGCCGGTCTGGGACTTCGGCGCCGGCGGCCGCGTGCCCGCGTGGCAGGGGGAGGGCGGGGCATGACGGGTCCCCTCTCCTGGATCGAGGTCTCGCGCTCGGCGCTGCTCGCCAACTGGGAGCACTTCCGCGCCCAGGCCGGGCCCGAGCGCGTGCTGCTGCCCGTGCTCAAGGCCAACGCCTACGGCCACGGCCTGGAGCTGGTCGGCCGCTTGCTCGCCGAGGCCGGCCAGCAGTGGTTCGGCGTGCACACGGCCGAAGAGGCGCTGGCCCTCGCCGCCCTGCCCGCGCTGCGGGAGCCGAAGCTCCTCGTGCTCTCGGCCGTGCCGACGGAGACGATCGGCCGCCTCGCCGCCGCGGGCGCGCGGCTCACGCTGATCGACCGCGAGGGCCTCGCCGAGGCGGCGGGCGCGGCCGAAGCCGCCGGGATCGACCTGCCCGTGCACCTCAAGCTCGAGACGGGCGTCAACCGCCAGGGCATTCGCGCCGAGGAGCTGGAGGCGCTCGCCGCCGCGCTCGCGGCCAGCCCGCGTCTGGTGGTCGAGGGCCTGCACTCGCATTTCGCCAACATCGAGGATACTACCGACCACAGCTACGCCCGCGGGCAGATGGAGCGCTTCGCGGCGATGCGCGCGCGGCTGGCTGCGCTGGGCATCGTCCCGCGGCTCGCGCACGCCTCCTGCTCGGCGGCGGCGATCCTCTTCCCCGAGACGCACCACGACCTGCTGCGCGTGGGCATCAGCCTCTACGGCCACTGGCCGAGCCGCGAGACGCGGGTCAGCGCGCAGGCCGTCGGCCGCAATCGGCTGGATCTGCGCCCGGCGCTGAGCTGGAAGGCGCGCATCATCCAGGTCAAGCCCGTGGCGGCCGGCGCCTACGTCGGCTACGGCTGCACCTGGAAGGCGGAGACGGCGACGCGGCTGGGCGTCCTGCCGATCGGCTACTACGATGGCTACGACCGCAGTCTCGGCGGCGCGCACGCGCTGGTGCGCGGCCGGCGGGCGCCGGTGCGCGGCCGCGTGATGATGAACCTCACGCTGATCGACCTCACGCACATCCCCGAGGCAGCGCGGGGCGACGCGGCGGTGCTGATCGGTTCCGACGGAGAGGAGCGCGTGAGCGCGGAGCTGCTGGCCGAGGCGGCCGGCACGATCAACTACGAGATTCTCGCGCGTCTGGGCAGCCATTTGCCCCGAGTCGAAACGGCTTGACGTCCGCGCCGTCCTTGCGCGGCAAGCGCTCCAGCTCGCCGGTCAGGATCAGCCGCTCGAGCATGCGCTCGACGTCGCGCAGGTTGTGGATGGCGTGGTGCTCCAGCCCGCCCTCCTCGCAGCGCCGGCGCAACTCGCCGCGCGCGAAGACGAGGTCGGCGGCGGCGGCCGCGCAGACGTCCCGCCCCTTCTCGCCGACGAAGATGAGCGGCACGCCCGGCCGGCGGAAGCGCTTCAGGTGGTGCAGATTGCAGCTCGGGCAGTCCTGGCAGCCCAGCACGTTGAAGTAGGGAAAGCGCAGGCGGATCGTGAAGGGCTCGACGTCGATCTGATTCGCGAAGACCGGGATCCGCTCCAGGCCCTGCCGCCGCAGGATGGTCTCCACGATGCGGCCCATGCGCTGCGTGAAGACGCCGAACAGGATCTGCTGCTCGTCGACGAAGTCGTAGAAGTCGGGGAAGTAGCGCTCGACGGACTGCCGGCGGATGTAGTCGTCCACGGCGTCCATGTCGATGCTGGCGAAGGCGGCCGAGCTGCAGCCGCCCTCCCGCCAGTCGCGCCAGGCGCGCTCGGCCAGCGCGTTGGCCGGATGGTCGTCCTCCCGGACCGCGAGGACGCCGGTGTCGGCGTCGCAGAGGAGACTCGCCTTGTACATGCGACCGTCCGGGCGCCGCGCCCGGACGGCGCGGTCTACTGCTTCTGCGAGTTGTCGTCCCCGCGCTCGCCGCTCGTGGCGAACAGGGCGTTCAGATCGTGCTGGTCCTTGAGCAGGCCCAGCGTCTCCTGGAGCACGCGGTCCATGCCCAGCGTCGACTGGTAGGCCTCGGCGGCGCCGAACTGCTTGTAGAGGACCTCCCGGCGCAGGGCCATGCGGATGTAGCCCTCGTTGGCGCTGAAGTCCGCCGGCGCCACCGCGATCTCCTTGGCAGCCAGCCAGGCGCGGAAGCGCGCGAGTAACGCTGCGTCCACCTGGAAGTCGCGGTCCACCGAGTGCTCGGCCAGCAGCTCCACGGCGAAATTAAAGAACGCAGAGCGTCTCTCGAGGTCAAGAGCCTGGTCCGAGATTTCGTCCGCAGCGAGAACGATGTCCGGCATGATGCCGCCCCCGCCGCGCACGGGCCGCTGGAGCCGCAGCGTGGCGTAGAGCGGCAGCTGGCTCTCGATCGGGGACTCGGCCGGCGTCTCGAGCTGGGCCGTCTCGATCGCCTCCAGCTCGGCCTCGGTGACGATGCCATCGCCGTCCGTGTCGTAGTCGGGGCGCTCGTCGTTCTCGTCCTTGTGGATGCAGCGCCCGCTCGGCGTGTAGTACTTGGCCGTCGTCAGCTTCAGGGCCTCGGTCTCCGAGATCGAGAAGATGCTCTGCACGCTGCCCTTGCCATAGGAGTTGCGCCCGACGACGAGCCCGCGATCCCAGTCCTGGACCGCGCCGGCGACGATCTCGCTCGCCGAGGCGGAGTTCTCGTTGATCATCACCACGAGCGGGTAGTCGCCCGCGAAGCGCTCGTTGTCGCTGGCGTGGATCTCCTGCAGGCGCCGGCCGTCGCGGCCGCGCGTGCTGACGATGATCTGGCCCGGATCGAGGAAGAGGTCGCTGACGTCGCGGGCGCTCTCGAGCAGACCGCCCGGGTTGTTGCGCAGGTCGAGGATGAGACCCTCGATGCCCTGCGTCTCGAGGCTCGCGATCGCGGTCCGCAGCTCTTCGGCGGTGCGCTCGCCGAAGTTCACACAGCGGATGTAGCCGATGTCGCCCTCGAGCACGAAGTGGTAGGGCACGCTCTCGACGGGAATGATCGCCCGCGTGATGTGGTAGGGCAGGATCTCCTCGCTGCCGAAACGCTGAATGCCGATATCGACGACGCTGCCTTCCGGCCCGCGCAGCTTGTCGACGGCGTCCTGCACGTTCCAGCCCTTGGTGCTCTCGCCCTCGATCCGGACGATCTTGTCGCCGCCGCGGATCCCCAGGCGCGCGGCCGGCGTGCCCTCGATCGGGCTGATCACCGTCGGGTAGTCGTCCCGCACGCTGATGATGATGCCGAGGCCGCCGAACTCGCCCTTCGTCTTGACCAGCAGGTCCTCGAGCATCGCCTGGTCCATGTAAGCGCTGAAGGGGTCCAGCTTGTCGATCATCGCCTCGATGGCGGCGTCGACCAGCTCCTTGCTGTCCTCCTCCTCCACGTAGCTCTCGATGATCTTCTGGTAGACGCGGCTGAAGCGCTCGAGATTGCGCAGGGTCTCCGCGCGGTTGTTCGCGGCGGCACCGGTGGTCAGAAGGCCGGCCGCGAAGCTGGCGAGCGCGACGAGGACGACGATCAGTGTCTTCTTGTCGAGGAGGCGCACGGTGGCTCCCTGTGGGGTGAGGGGATGGTCTCCCTAAGATACGCACTCGCCGGAACGAGGGCAAAAGCCAGGCCGCTCTAGTCCGCCGCGGCCAGACGGTTCCGCAGCGCCGTCAAGGCCGCCGCCGCCACGGTCGCCGGCGGCTGGGCGGCGTCGAGCACCAGGATCCGCTCCGGCTCGCGGGCCGCCAGCTCGCGGTAGGCCGCGCGCACCCGCTCGTGGAAGGCCAGGGACTCCCGCTCGATGCGGTCGCCCCGGCTCCCGTCGGCCGCCGTCACGCCGGGCCCGCGAGCCAGGCCGCGCGCCGGATCCAGATCGAGGAAGAAGGTGAGCTGCGGCTGGCAGCCCTCGATCGCCTCCTGGTTCAGACGCACCACGCGCGCGAGCCCCAGCTCGCGGCCGCCGCCTTGGTAGGCGACGCTGGCGTCGGCAAAGCGGTCCGAGATGACCACCCCGCCCGCCGTCAGGTGCGGCCGGATGCGCTCCACCAGGTTCTGGCGCCGCGAGGCCAGGTAGAGGAAGAGCTCCGTCAGGGGGTCCATCGCCTGGTTCCCGGGATCGAGCAGGATGCCCCGCACGGCCTCCGCGATGGGCGGTCCGCCCGGTTCGCGCGTGACGAGGACCTCGTAGCCCGCCGAGTCCAGGAACTCCCGGATCTGCCCGAGCAGGGTGCTCTTGCCGCTCCCTTCGCCTCCCTCCAGGCTGATGAAGAGCCCACCGGGGATGCGTTTGGGCAAGTTCCGCGCCATGGCCGTCCTCAGCGGGAAGACCCGGCGGAGTCCGAGCGCGCGGACGCGGCGTCCAGCCGGGACGCGCGCCCCAGCACGTGGACGATGCGCTGCAGCGTCGTGACGTAGGTGAGCAGCGCGAGGGCGGCGATCACCCACTCGAGCAGCGTGAGCTCGCCCAGGCGCAGGGGCGCGAGCAGCAGCCCGAGGATGAGCAGCACCAGGCGCTCCGGCCGCTCGAGCAGGCCCACCTTGCAGTCGATGCCCAGGCCCTCCGCCCGGGCGCGCGTGTAGCTGGTCATGAGGGAGCCGGTGAGCGCCAGGAGCAAGAGGACCTGGAGGGCGAGGCGCGCGCGGTAGAGCGCGAGCAATCCCACGAAGACGGCGATCTCGGCCAGGCGATCGAGCACGGAGTCGAGGAAGGCTCCGTGGCGGCTGCTGCGCCCCGCGCGCCGCGCCATGCTGCCGTCGAGGACGTCGCAGAGCGCGCCGGCGAGGAGCAGAAGCGCCGCCGGCAGCAGGAGACCGCGGGCGACCAGGGCGCCGGCCCCGATCGAGAGCAGGAGTCCGATCACCGTCAGCGCGTCCGGACTCAGGCCCAGGCGCAGCGCGAGCGCGGCCACGGGATCGAGGGCGCGGCGGACCAGGCGCTGGGCCGAGGCCTTATCTATCGCCATAACTCCTCAATTCGTATGGGCTTACGACTCGAGGCAGGCTAGCACGGCCCGCGCTGGCTGTCAAGGCAGGCGCTCCGCCGGCAGGCGCGCGTCCTGCCCCCCCACCACCAGCACGAACTCGCCGCGCAGGCTGCGGCCGGCCAGCGCTGCCGCCAGGGCGGCCGCCGTACCCCGCCAGTACTCCTCGTGCAGCTTGCTGAGCTCGCGCGCCACCACGACCGGCCGCTCGGGCAGGAGCGCCGCCAGCTCGGCCAGGCTGCGGGCCAGCCGGTGGGGCGTCTCGTAGAAGACGGTGCTGCGGCTCTCCGTGGCCAGCGCGGCGAAGGCCGCTGCGCGCGCTCCCGGCTTGCGCGGCAGGTAGCCCTCGAAGACGAAGCGCTCGCAGGGCAGCCCGCTGGCCACGAGGGCCGGGATCAGCGCGGTCGGCCCGGGCAGAGCCTCGACGGCGTGGCCGGCCGCGAGCGCCGCGCGCACGGCGCGGAAGCCGGGGTCGCAGAGGCCGGGCGTGCCGGCGTCGCTGACCAGGGCCACGCGCTGCCCGGCCGCCAGCGCGGCGAGCAGGCGCGGTAGCTGCCGCTCCTCGTTGTGCTCGTGGAAGGAGAGGAAGCGGGCCTTCAGGCCGAGTCCGGACAGGAGCTGTCCCGTGTGCCGTGTGTCCTCGGCGGCGACGAGGTCGGCCTCGGCCAGAGCGCGCAGCGCGCGGGGCGAGAGGTCCTCGCGGTTGCCCACGGGCGTCGGCACGAGGACGAGCCGGCCGGCGGGCTCGCCGCTCATCCGCTGCCCCAGTCGCGGGGGTAGAGGAAGTCGTGGTCGGCGGTGCGCCGCGAGACCTTGGCGATCACGGGCAGGCGGCGCTTGAACTGCGAGCGGCGGATCATCTCGGTGACGCGGTCGACGAACGCGGCCTCCCAGCCGCGCGCGAGGAGCGCCTCGCGCTCCAGCCGCTCATCGAGCATCGCGTAGAGCAGCGGGTCGACCTGCTCGTAGCTGAAGCCCAGCTCGGCCTCGTCGCTCTGGCCGGCCCAGAGGTCCGCGCTCGGCGGCTTGTCGACGACGGCCGCCGGCAGGCCGAGGAAGCGGCTGAGCCCGCGCACCTGCGTCTTGAAGAGGTCGCCGATCGGATTGATGGCGCTCGCCAGGTCGCCGTAGGCGGTGCCGTAGCCGAGGAAGATCTCGCTCTTGTTGCTGGTGCCCAGCACCAGCGCGCCCTCGGCCGCCGAGCGGTCGTAGAGGATGCTCATCCGCTCGCGGGCCATCTTGTTGCCGCGGCGCAGGCTGCTCGCCTCTGGTTGACCCGCGAAGTAGGCGTCGACCATCGGCGTGATCTCCACCACCGCGAAGCGGATGCCCGTGTGCTCGACCATCAGCCGCGCGTGGGCCAGGCTCTCCGGGCTGCTCGTGCGGTAAGGCATCGCCAGGCCGAGCACCTGCTCGGGCCCCAGCGCTTCGGCCGCCAGCGCCGCGACGAGGCTCGAGTCGAGTCCGCCCGAGAGGCCGAGCACGCCGCGCGCGAGCCCCGTGCGCTGCACCTCGCTGCGGATGAACTGGACGAGGATCCGGCGCAGCAAGTCGTAGTCGAGTTCCGCCCAGGCGGCCGGCGGCCCCGGTGGCCCGCTCATCGCACCACACTCCCGGGCACTTGCGTCTCCGCGTCCGGATTGCCGGCCCGCCGGCGCAGGATGCGCTCGAGCGCGCGGAAGACGAGCTCGGGCCGCTCGTCGCGCAGGAGCGCGAAGTCGCGCCGGCGGCGCGCCACGGCCGCCAGGTCGAGCTCGGCGCTCACGAGCGCGGGCGCGTGCAGCGGCCCCGCCGCGACGAGGGTTCCCTCCGGACCGACGAGGCGGCTG from the bacterium genome contains:
- a CDS encoding CDP-alcohol phosphatidyltransferase family protein, whose amino-acid sequence is MAIDKASAQRLVRRALDPVAALALRLGLSPDALTVIGLLLSIGAGALVARGLLLPAALLLLAGALCDVLDGSMARRAGRSSRHGAFLDSVLDRLAEIAVFVGLLALYRARLALQVLLLLALTGSLMTSYTRARAEGLGIDCKVGLLERPERLVLLILGLLLAPLRLGELTLLEWVIAALALLTYVTTLQRIVHVLGRASRLDAASARSDSAGSSR
- the alr gene encoding alanine racemase, which gives rise to MTGPLSWIEVSRSALLANWEHFRAQAGPERVLLPVLKANAYGHGLELVGRLLAEAGQQWFGVHTAEEALALAALPALREPKLLVLSAVPTETIGRLAAAGARLTLIDREGLAEAAGAAEAAGIDLPVHLKLETGVNRQGIRAEELEALAAALAASPRLVVEGLHSHFANIEDTTDHSYARGQMERFAAMRARLAALGIVPRLAHASCSAAAILFPETHHDLLRVGISLYGHWPSRETRVSAQAVGRNRLDLRPALSWKARIIQVKPVAAGAYVGYGCTWKAETATRLGVLPIGYYDGYDRSLGGAHALVRGRRAPVRGRVMMNLTLIDLTHIPEAARGDAAVLIGSDGEERVSAELLAEAAGTINYEILARLGSHLPRVETA
- a CDS encoding S41 family peptidase, whose amino-acid sequence is MRLLDKKTLIVVLVALASFAAGLLTTGAAANNRAETLRNLERFSRVYQKIIESYVEEEDSKELVDAAIEAMIDKLDPFSAYMDQAMLEDLLVKTKGEFGGLGIIISVRDDYPTVISPIEGTPAARLGIRGGDKIVRIEGESTKGWNVQDAVDKLRGPEGSVVDIGIQRFGSEEILPYHITRAIIPVESVPYHFVLEGDIGYIRCVNFGERTAEELRTAIASLETQGIEGLILDLRNNPGGLLESARDVSDLFLDPGQIIVSTRGRDGRRLQEIHASDNERFAGDYPLVVMINENSASASEIVAGAVQDWDRGLVVGRNSYGKGSVQSIFSISETEALKLTTAKYYTPSGRCIHKDENDERPDYDTDGDGIVTEAELEAIETAQLETPAESPIESQLPLYATLRLQRPVRGGGGIMPDIVLAADEISDQALDLERRSAFFNFAVELLAEHSVDRDFQVDAALLARFRAWLAAKEIAVAPADFSANEGYIRMALRREVLYKQFGAAEAYQSTLGMDRVLQETLGLLKDQHDLNALFATSGERGDDNSQKQ
- the rsmI gene encoding 16S rRNA (cytidine(1402)-2'-O)-methyltransferase; translated protein: MSGEPAGRLVLVPTPVGNREDLSPRALRALAEADLVAAEDTRHTGQLLSGLGLKARFLSFHEHNEERQLPRLLAALAAGQRVALVSDAGTPGLCDPGFRAVRAALAAGHAVEALPGPTALIPALVASGLPCERFVFEGYLPRKPGARAAAFAALATESRSTVFYETPHRLARSLAELAALLPERPVVVARELSKLHEEYWRGTAAALAAALAGRSLRGEFVLVVGGQDARLPAERLP
- a CDS encoding NAD+ synthase, translated to MSGPPGPPAAWAELDYDLLRRILVQFIRSEVQRTGLARGVLGLSGGLDSSLVAALAAEALGPEQVLGLAMPYRTSSPESLAHARLMVEHTGIRFAVVEITPMVDAYFAGQPEASSLRRGNKMARERMSILYDRSAAEGALVLGTSNKSEIFLGYGTAYGDLASAINPIGDLFKTQVRGLSRFLGLPAAVVDKPPSADLWAGQSDEAELGFSYEQVDPLLYAMLDERLEREALLARGWEAAFVDRVTEMIRRSQFKRRLPVIAKVSRRTADHDFLYPRDWGSG
- a CDS encoding dTMP kinase is translated as MPGGLFISLEGGEGSGKSTLLGQIREFLDSAGYEVLVTREPGGPPIAEAVRGILLDPGNQAMDPLTELFLYLASRRQNLVERIRPHLTAGGVVISDRFADASVAYQGGGRELGLARVVRLNQEAIEGCQPQLTFFLDLDPARGLARGPGVTAADGSRGDRIERESLAFHERVRAAYRELAAREPERILVLDAAQPPATVAAAALTALRNRLAAAD